The following are encoded together in the Arcticibacterium luteifluviistationis genome:
- a CDS encoding ABC transporter permease, which produces MTDTLQILDTEEASQAEASQWRLMWNNFRQHRLAMFGGFVILSLYFIALFAEFIAPFDPHASTSKNVYHPPQFVKLIDHKDDGSWAFRPHVQLMKLSRDPITLEGKYTQLEGQKVYLTLFGKGDPYKLWGKINMRRHLLVPQNPSERFYLLGADRLGRDMLSRTIIGTRISMSIGLVGVALSLFIGIILGGISGYYGGTLDTVIQRIIEIMIALPTIPLWLALSAAMPQDWSTTTRYFAITVILSLVGWTELARVVRGRFLTLRSEDFVIAAKLDGGSQWRIIFRHILPSITSHIIAAVTLAIPAMILAETALSFLGLGLQPPAVSWGVLLLEVQNIRSIAAGPWLFLPGLMVLIAVLSLNFLGDGLRDAADPYARKDH; this is translated from the coding sequence ATGACTGATACATTACAAATACTGGATACAGAGGAGGCAAGTCAAGCGGAGGCTTCGCAGTGGCGTTTAATGTGGAATAACTTTCGCCAGCATCGCCTTGCCATGTTTGGTGGTTTTGTGATTCTTTCGCTTTACTTTATTGCATTGTTTGCGGAGTTTATAGCCCCTTTTGACCCACACGCTTCTACCTCAAAAAATGTTTACCATCCACCTCAATTTGTGAAACTTATTGACCACAAAGATGACGGTAGCTGGGCTTTTCGGCCGCATGTTCAATTAATGAAATTAAGCAGAGACCCTATTACTTTAGAAGGAAAATATACTCAGCTAGAAGGACAAAAGGTGTATTTAACACTTTTTGGCAAAGGTGACCCATACAAACTGTGGGGCAAAATTAACATGCGTCGGCATCTTTTAGTACCGCAAAACCCCAGTGAGCGATTCTATTTATTAGGAGCGGATCGACTTGGGCGTGATATGCTTAGCCGTACCATCATTGGTACCAGAATTTCCATGTCTATCGGACTTGTTGGTGTGGCTTTGAGCCTGTTTATTGGAATAATTCTGGGGGGAATATCTGGTTATTATGGAGGAACTCTTGATACGGTTATTCAGCGAATTATTGAAATAATGATTGCCTTGCCTACAATTCCCTTATGGCTAGCTTTAAGTGCTGCCATGCCGCAAGATTGGTCTACCACTACACGCTATTTTGCCATTACGGTTATACTTTCTTTAGTAGGTTGGACAGAGCTCGCACGTGTGGTTCGTGGTCGTTTTTTAACATTACGATCGGAAGACTTTGTAATCGCCGCAAAATTAGATGGCGGCTCGCAATGGCGAATAATTTTCAGGCATATTTTACCTTCTATTACCAGCCATATTATAGCCGCAGTTACTTTGGCTATTCCAGCCATGATATTGGCAGAAACAGCCTTGTCTTTTCTAGGATTGGGACTTCAGCCTCCCGCAGTCTCTTGGGGTGTTCTTCTTCTTGAAGTGCAGAATATACGCTCTATTGCCGCAGGTCCTTGGCTATTTTTACCAGGTCTCATGGTTTTGATTGCTGTTCTTTCTTTAAACTTTCTTGGTGACGGCTTGCGTGATGCGGCAGATCCTTATGCCCGTAAAGACCATTGA
- a CDS encoding ABC transporter permease — protein sequence MLEFIIRRILWTIPILFLVSLLAFAIIQAPPGDFVTALSASLAERGEEVDMAQLEALRTRFGLDKPFIVQYWKWISGVLVGDFGVSFEWRQPVSELIGERLGLSFILALATILFTWALALPIGIYSAVKKYTIGDYIVTTIGFIGLAMPNFLLALVLMYVGVVHLGNDVTGLFSPEYRNAPWSIAKCLDLLAHLWIPVVILGTSATASIIRIMRANLLDELPKPYVTTARAKGLSEFKVLVTYPVRVALSPFISTIGWMFPQIISGSVIVSIVLSLPTAGPLLLSSLKAQDMYLAGSFVLLLSILSVVGMLVSDILLAIADPRIRRKK from the coding sequence ATGCTTGAATTCATCATACGACGTATTCTCTGGACGATACCCATTCTTTTCTTAGTATCTCTGCTAGCATTTGCTATCATTCAGGCTCCGCCTGGTGATTTTGTGACTGCCTTAAGTGCTTCATTGGCAGAGCGTGGGGAAGAAGTAGATATGGCTCAGTTAGAAGCTCTTCGTACTCGGTTCGGTCTGGATAAACCATTTATTGTGCAGTATTGGAAATGGATAAGTGGGGTTTTAGTAGGTGATTTTGGCGTTTCATTTGAATGGCGTCAGCCAGTAAGTGAGCTTATTGGTGAGCGACTTGGGCTTTCTTTTATTTTGGCTTTAGCTACTATATTATTTACCTGGGCACTTGCTTTACCCATTGGCATATATTCAGCGGTCAAGAAGTATACCATTGGAGATTACATCGTAACTACCATTGGTTTTATTGGTTTGGCTATGCCAAATTTCTTATTAGCCTTAGTCCTGATGTATGTGGGTGTGGTACACCTAGGAAATGATGTAACTGGATTATTTTCACCAGAGTATCGAAACGCACCTTGGTCCATAGCCAAATGCTTAGATCTGCTTGCACATTTATGGATTCCGGTAGTAATTCTTGGCACTTCAGCCACGGCAAGTATTATACGTATAATGCGTGCAAACCTGCTAGATGAACTGCCAAAGCCTTATGTCACTACGGCAAGGGCAAAAGGTCTTTCTGAGTTTAAAGTACTGGTCACATACCCAGTAAGAGTGGCACTTAGCCCTTTTATCTCCACTATAGGATGGATGTTTCCTCAAATCATTAGTGGTTCGGTCATTGTATCTATTGTACTGTCTTTGCCCACAGCAGGTCCATTGCTCTTATCATCTTTGAAAGCACAAGACATGTATTTGGCAGGTTCCTTTGTACTGCTTCTCAGCATCCTTTCGGTAGTTGGAATGCTAGTCTCCGATATTTTACTCGCTATTGCTGACCCACGTATTCGTAGAAAGAAATAA
- a CDS encoding ABC transporter substrate-binding protein: MKNSSFIAFGILLLFSCGRNTDKKELMETEELIIASSKYSEDPELAAKVAKGDLPEVAKRLPDDPQVVVPYNAIGKYGDKLLFGLSGQGNMDPIRAWAEMGLVQHDFDSNFTRVIPNVAESFEINENHTVFTFHLRKGMKWSDGTAFTADDVEFAVNDILLHEDLKPLAPVWTAGGEVMKFNKIDKYTFNFTFKVPYSEFIYVLADRRYLHPTLYQKAYCLKAHPDYNPDIEAELKANNLNDWRDYIRTLTADPRAVGTRWENPDRPTLEPWKVVEPYKGGATMVVLERNPYFWQVDSVGNQLPYINKLVGIVYGDPEGMLLGAIGGKNDLGFSIFGTPVNRPLLARTAKRHGSELYPATAIGGTGLLFQLNLTHKDPELRKLFNEKDFRIALSIGLDRKEIIETALFGDGTPWNNAPFEDSPMYHERYATQYLEFDAEKANKLLDELGLTERNSDGIRLMPSGRPVHFIVESTNRPPERIDQLEMMIQQWRRNLGLDIRANITVSSLMLSRTNNNDHDAAIWIDFASWMPGRYPTSMVPLEFDSRWGIAWVNWYKSGGKHGEEPPEHIKKRIRLYEKSLGAPSLEARRDYYHQIADIAADQFENFGISKNTTNYGLKKTALKNVRPSNPSSNQYPLSLQRPWSYFWDTDTGNRPDL, from the coding sequence ATGAAAAATAGCTCATTTATTGCCTTTGGTATATTGCTGCTTTTTTCGTGTGGAAGAAATACTGATAAAAAGGAATTGATGGAAACAGAGGAGCTTATAATAGCTTCTTCAAAATACAGCGAAGATCCCGAACTTGCTGCTAAAGTGGCAAAAGGAGATTTGCCTGAAGTAGCTAAACGCCTTCCAGATGATCCTCAGGTGGTTGTTCCATATAATGCAATAGGCAAATATGGCGATAAACTACTTTTCGGACTTTCAGGGCAGGGCAATATGGACCCAATTAGAGCTTGGGCGGAGATGGGGCTGGTACAGCATGATTTTGATTCCAATTTTACTAGGGTTATTCCTAACGTGGCTGAATCGTTTGAAATTAATGAGAATCACACCGTTTTTACCTTTCATTTACGGAAGGGAATGAAGTGGTCAGATGGTACGGCTTTCACTGCTGACGATGTGGAATTTGCAGTAAATGATATTCTACTTCATGAAGATTTAAAACCCTTAGCTCCTGTTTGGACTGCGGGTGGGGAGGTGATGAAGTTTAATAAAATAGATAAATATACCTTTAACTTTACTTTTAAAGTTCCTTACAGTGAGTTTATATATGTTTTGGCCGATAGGCGTTACCTGCATCCTACACTTTATCAAAAGGCTTACTGCTTAAAAGCACATCCAGATTATAATCCTGATATTGAAGCGGAGCTTAAAGCCAATAACTTAAATGACTGGAGAGATTATATAAGAACGCTAACCGCTGACCCAAGGGCGGTAGGTACACGATGGGAGAACCCAGACAGGCCAACATTAGAGCCATGGAAAGTAGTGGAACCCTATAAAGGTGGAGCCACTATGGTGGTTTTAGAACGAAACCCCTATTTCTGGCAAGTGGATTCAGTTGGCAACCAACTACCATACATCAACAAGTTGGTAGGGATAGTTTACGGAGACCCTGAAGGAATGCTGCTAGGTGCCATTGGAGGCAAAAATGACTTAGGCTTTTCCATTTTCGGTACACCGGTAAATCGCCCTTTACTTGCTAGAACAGCAAAGCGTCATGGTTCAGAACTATACCCAGCTACTGCCATTGGTGGTACTGGTTTATTGTTTCAATTGAATTTGACGCATAAAGACCCAGAATTAAGAAAGCTATTTAATGAGAAGGACTTTCGCATTGCTCTTTCAATAGGCCTTGACAGAAAGGAAATTATTGAAACGGCCCTCTTTGGTGATGGCACTCCTTGGAACAATGCACCATTTGAAGACAGTCCAATGTATCATGAAAGATACGCTACGCAATACTTAGAATTTGATGCAGAAAAAGCAAATAAGCTTTTAGATGAATTAGGCTTAACAGAGCGGAATTCCGATGGTATTAGGTTGATGCCAAGTGGTCGCCCTGTACATTTTATTGTAGAATCTACCAATAGACCTCCTGAACGTATTGACCAGCTAGAAATGATGATTCAGCAATGGCGAAGGAACCTTGGTTTGGACATCAGAGCAAACATTACAGTGAGTTCACTCATGCTTTCGCGTACCAATAATAATGATCACGATGCAGCCATTTGGATTGATTTTGCTAGCTGGATGCCAGGTAGATACCCAACAAGTATGGTACCGCTAGAGTTTGATTCTCGCTGGGGTATTGCATGGGTTAATTGGTATAAAAGCGGAGGAAAACACGGAGAAGAGCCGCCTGAACATATCAAAAAACGAATTCGGCTTTATGAAAAGTCTTTAGGTGCTCCCTCTTTAGAAGCACGTAGAGACTATTATCATCAAATTGCAGATATAGCAGCAGACCAGTTTGAGAACTTTGGTATTTCAAAGAACACGACCAACTATGGTCTCAAAAAAACTGCATTGAAAAACGTTAGACCTAGTAATCCTAGCAGTAATCAATATCCGCTTTCATTACAACGACCTTGGAGTTATTTCTGGGATACAGATACAGGAAACCGACCTGATTTATAA
- a CDS encoding chondroitinase-B domain-containing protein: protein MKNNLLLVLSIVLLFSCSKNSRSEDNHVKNIDELNIAIKQAKPGSEIVLANGIWKDVQIKLYGHGTKEAPITMRAETPGEVFIEGESYLHLGGDFLIVSGLYFRNGHTPSSGIIRYKIGKDSTAFNSRVTECVIEGFTQPSRTKIDRWIEFYGKDNQLDHCYIAGKSNDGVTLLVYHDGNENTNNHHQIVNNYFGPRPRKGGPRGETIRMGDSKTSLSPGRVNVSNNYFEACNGEVEIISDKTAYNSYTNNIFNKCEGSLVLRHANFGTVDGNIFIGGDESNFYGGVRVINAGHWITNNYFYKIRGVEFRSGLAIMNGIPMTPINRYRQVSDAVIAHNTWVDCKSPWQIGVGQNIASAGVLPKSEIRSAAPIRTTIANNLVYNSQEDKTPVINYDDMDGILFKNNIIDNGGSQYSTYDVFKNEKLKMKQVNDWLYVPENTQNQSMDSVFVGFDFGKIDHDLLGDTRAKNNRVGAINKVASAEKFVIDKKKYGPKWFSPEKAITKPNVFTASSAEGDLANNIKKAKSGDIIELSDEVYTIGTSLKIDKEITLRSKGTDKVQLVFKVPTNSPAFEMNPKGVLRLDNLDIKGENSSLAFGILEQNMSSAYNLFIDNCVIEDFGHILKATKGSFADSISVSNTTIQNCDNGFTLAAEEKGNYNAEMVTFVNCKFINVKSDVINFYRGGYDESTIGGFLTLSKNTFTSCGGKDKTGTLIKTPGIINVLISGNIFKNNPVKLVALLWGEKNNHELNNTIERSGQMKVEQQRKLDLMY from the coding sequence ATGAAAAATAATTTACTTTTAGTGCTCTCAATTGTCCTACTATTTTCCTGTAGCAAAAACTCAAGGAGTGAAGACAATCACGTAAAGAACATTGACGAACTGAATATTGCAATTAAGCAAGCTAAGCCTGGAAGTGAAATTGTACTGGCAAACGGCATCTGGAAGGATGTTCAAATTAAACTGTATGGTCATGGTACAAAAGAAGCACCCATTACTATGCGTGCCGAAACTCCAGGAGAAGTATTTATAGAAGGCGAGTCCTACCTTCATCTTGGAGGCGATTTTTTGATAGTTAGTGGTCTCTATTTTAGAAACGGACATACACCTTCCAGCGGAATTATTCGCTATAAAATTGGTAAAGACAGTACGGCATTTAATTCTAGAGTTACTGAATGCGTCATAGAAGGATTTACGCAGCCAAGTAGAACGAAAATAGACAGGTGGATTGAGTTTTATGGAAAAGATAACCAACTGGATCATTGCTATATAGCAGGAAAATCAAATGACGGCGTTACATTGTTAGTTTATCATGATGGAAATGAAAACACGAATAATCATCATCAAATTGTCAATAACTATTTTGGACCGCGTCCAAGAAAAGGTGGACCAAGAGGTGAAACGATTAGAATGGGTGATAGCAAAACCTCTTTATCTCCTGGTAGGGTAAATGTTTCTAATAATTACTTTGAAGCCTGTAATGGAGAGGTTGAAATAATTTCTGACAAAACGGCTTACAATTCTTATACAAACAATATTTTCAATAAGTGTGAAGGCTCTCTTGTTTTGAGACATGCCAATTTTGGCACTGTTGATGGCAATATTTTTATCGGTGGTGATGAATCAAACTTCTACGGGGGTGTTAGGGTAATTAACGCTGGACACTGGATAACTAATAATTATTTCTACAAAATTAGAGGAGTAGAATTCAGAAGTGGCCTTGCCATAATGAATGGAATTCCCATGACGCCCATAAATAGATACAGACAGGTTTCTGACGCAGTCATTGCTCATAATACCTGGGTAGATTGCAAATCTCCATGGCAAATTGGTGTTGGGCAAAATATTGCAAGTGCAGGCGTACTTCCTAAAAGTGAAATTCGTTCGGCAGCTCCTATCAGGACTACCATAGCTAATAATTTAGTTTATAATAGCCAAGAAGATAAGACACCAGTTATCAATTATGATGATATGGATGGCATTCTTTTTAAGAATAACATTATTGACAATGGTGGTAGTCAGTATTCGACTTATGATGTTTTTAAAAATGAAAAGCTAAAAATGAAGCAGGTCAATGACTGGCTATATGTACCAGAAAATACGCAAAATCAAAGTATGGATAGTGTATTCGTGGGCTTTGATTTTGGTAAAATTGACCACGACCTTTTAGGTGATACAAGAGCCAAGAACAATAGAGTTGGTGCAATTAATAAAGTAGCCTCAGCCGAAAAATTTGTAATTGATAAAAAGAAATACGGACCAAAATGGTTTTCGCCAGAGAAAGCCATAACCAAGCCAAATGTTTTTACCGCTTCATCAGCAGAAGGAGATTTGGCGAATAACATTAAGAAAGCCAAGTCAGGTGATATTATAGAACTTAGTGACGAGGTTTATACAATAGGCACATCACTTAAAATTGACAAAGAAATTACACTTCGTTCTAAAGGGACAGACAAGGTACAACTGGTGTTCAAAGTTCCGACAAATTCACCCGCTTTTGAGATGAATCCTAAGGGTGTTTTGAGGCTTGATAACCTTGACATAAAAGGAGAGAACAGTTCTTTAGCTTTTGGCATATTGGAACAAAACATGTCTTCTGCTTATAATTTATTCATTGACAATTGTGTGATTGAGGACTTTGGGCACATTCTCAAAGCCACTAAAGGTTCTTTTGCAGATTCTATCAGTGTCAGTAATACCACCATCCAAAACTGTGATAATGGTTTTACACTTGCTGCCGAGGAGAAAGGCAATTATAATGCAGAAATGGTGACTTTCGTTAATTGTAAATTTATCAATGTGAAAAGTGATGTGATAAATTTTTACCGTGGTGGGTATGATGAATCTACTATTGGCGGCTTTTTAACCTTGTCAAAAAACACTTTTACTTCATGCGGTGGCAAAGATAAAACTGGAACATTGATCAAAACTCCAGGCATAATCAACGTACTTATTTCTGGCAATATATTTAAGAACAACCCTGTTAAATTGGTTGCTCTTTTATGGGGAGAAAAGAATAATCATGAGCTTAACAACACAATAGAACGCTCTGGGCAGATGAAAGTAGAGCAACAGCGAAAGCTGGATTTGATGTACTAA
- a CDS encoding PQQ-dependent sugar dehydrogenase encodes MNKIYQLLNKLLHITAVLLIALLTSCENSKSAERPSFEKPQFIIQLDETKLLVSEIERDLDEPWEITWGADEQLWYTEKKGNVMRMNPITGQSKKVLHIPDVYYGGLTPGLLGMVLHPDFNEEPYVYMHYTYMDTTVSAELSDGRNTDFIKSRLVRYEYDLKKDTLINPEFLLPEIPGFRAHNGSRLTISEDNKLLFIIGDVADSKNAQTEYTLPGKVLRLNLDGTVPDDNPIPGNYFYTMGHRNPQGLVAANGKIYASEHGPDNDDEINLIKPRGNYGWPFVEGYCDKENEKAFCDTVAVTEPIYSWTPTIAPAGLDFYKHSAIPEWKNNLMLTMLKGRALWLFKLDETGEKIVNKRIYLQKAFGRLRDLCVSNTGDVYLVTSNSDWHIDRYKWMYDNVLEDGNDRIIKISVLQEHEEAKYADLVTVKEDAEAIPMLVQESKTKEGILYSRNCASCHMRKGEGIPDFTPPLIGTATVANKNKLIETVLFGKSGEIEVKGKKYNEVMPGFAASLTNEELKELLDFVRGGSNHKDSISISEIEKIRKSRTF; translated from the coding sequence ATGAATAAAATATATCAATTACTCAATAAGCTGCTTCACATCACCGCAGTGTTGCTCATCGCTTTATTGACAAGTTGTGAAAACTCAAAATCTGCCGAAAGACCATCCTTCGAAAAGCCGCAATTCATCATACAGCTAGATGAAACCAAATTATTGGTAAGTGAAATAGAACGAGACTTGGACGAACCATGGGAAATTACTTGGGGAGCAGATGAGCAACTTTGGTATACGGAAAAGAAGGGTAATGTCATGAGAATGAATCCTATCACTGGGCAGTCTAAAAAAGTCCTGCACATTCCAGATGTTTATTACGGAGGCCTAACGCCTGGCTTGCTTGGAATGGTGCTGCATCCTGATTTTAATGAAGAACCTTATGTGTACATGCATTATACATATATGGATACTACCGTATCTGCTGAGCTTAGTGACGGAAGAAATACCGATTTTATAAAGTCGAGATTAGTGCGGTATGAATATGATTTGAAAAAAGATACCCTGATAAATCCTGAGTTCTTATTGCCTGAAATTCCTGGATTTAGAGCACATAATGGCTCTAGGCTCACTATTAGTGAAGATAATAAGCTACTTTTTATCATAGGCGATGTGGCAGATTCTAAAAATGCTCAAACGGAATATACTTTACCAGGAAAAGTACTCCGATTAAACCTTGATGGTACTGTACCCGACGACAATCCAATTCCGGGCAACTATTTCTATACCATGGGGCATCGAAACCCTCAGGGGCTGGTAGCGGCAAATGGAAAGATTTATGCCTCGGAACACGGACCTGATAATGATGATGAAATCAATTTGATAAAGCCCAGAGGGAATTATGGTTGGCCGTTTGTGGAAGGATATTGTGATAAAGAAAACGAAAAGGCTTTTTGTGATACCGTGGCAGTGACAGAACCGATTTATAGTTGGACACCTACCATAGCTCCTGCTGGCCTTGATTTTTATAAACATTCGGCTATTCCTGAATGGAAAAACAACTTGATGCTTACTATGCTTAAAGGGCGTGCTCTCTGGTTGTTTAAACTGGATGAAACGGGAGAGAAAATTGTCAATAAAAGAATTTATCTACAGAAAGCCTTTGGCCGATTGAGAGATTTGTGTGTATCAAATACTGGCGATGTGTATCTGGTTACGAGCAACTCAGACTGGCATATAGATAGGTACAAATGGATGTATGACAACGTTCTTGAGGATGGGAATGACCGTATAATTAAGATTTCGGTACTTCAGGAGCACGAGGAAGCAAAATATGCGGACTTAGTTACCGTGAAGGAAGATGCCGAAGCAATACCGATGTTGGTTCAAGAATCCAAAACTAAAGAAGGAATTCTATATAGTAGAAACTGTGCATCCTGTCACATGCGTAAAGGCGAAGGTATTCCTGATTTCACTCCGCCGCTCATTGGAACAGCGACGGTGGCAAACAAGAATAAGCTTATTGAGACAGTTCTTTTTGGTAAATCTGGAGAAATAGAAGTGAAAGGAAAGAAGTATAACGAAGTAATGCCTGGTTTTGCCGCCAGTCTTACTAATGAAGAGCTTAAAGAGTTATTAGATTTTGTACGAGGAGGTAGTAATCACAAAGACTCTATATCCATTTCTGAAATTGAAAAAATAAGAAAAAGCCGAACTTTTTGA
- the manD gene encoding D-mannonate dehydratase ManD: MKIEQIKVFVSCPGRNFVTVKVITDEGVYGLGDATVNGREMAVVAYLEEHVVPCLINRDPHQIEDIWQYLYKGVYWRRGPITMAAIAAIDMALWDIKGKVAGLPVYQLLGGKSREGITAYGHANGETMTETLDNLGKFIEQGFKAVRLQCAIPGLGGTYGTLGDKKDYFELQSDRPLPPEQPWSTSKYMNFIPELFKQARERYGYEIQLVHDVHSRLTPIESAHLGKLLEPFNLMFLEDASAADNQDGYQIIRNHTTTPLAIGEIFNTVWDAKDLIVNQTIDYLRTAITHGGGITPMKKMADFAAMYNVRMAPHGAPDLSPICHAAHAHFNLWAPNFGVQEFIGFGTAKLNSVFSHPLSFDNGYIHLEDKPGLGVEYNEEEGLKHAYKRSYLPVTRLEDGTLWYW, encoded by the coding sequence ATGAAGATTGAGCAGATAAAAGTATTTGTAAGTTGTCCAGGAAGAAACTTTGTGACAGTAAAAGTTATTACGGATGAAGGTGTTTACGGCTTAGGTGATGCTACAGTAAATGGACGTGAAATGGCTGTTGTGGCTTATCTGGAGGAGCACGTAGTACCGTGCTTGATTAATAGAGATCCGCATCAAATAGAAGACATCTGGCAATACTTATACAAAGGTGTTTATTGGAGAAGAGGGCCAATTACTATGGCTGCCATTGCTGCCATTGATATGGCATTATGGGATATTAAAGGTAAGGTTGCTGGTTTACCGGTCTATCAATTACTTGGTGGTAAAAGTAGGGAGGGCATTACGGCATATGGTCATGCAAATGGTGAAACAATGACCGAAACCTTGGATAATCTTGGCAAATTTATTGAACAGGGATTTAAGGCGGTAAGGTTACAATGTGCTATTCCAGGTCTTGGTGGCACGTACGGAACCTTGGGAGATAAGAAGGATTATTTTGAACTTCAAAGTGACCGTCCACTTCCACCAGAGCAGCCTTGGTCCACATCAAAATACATGAACTTTATTCCAGAGCTTTTTAAGCAGGCTAGAGAAAGATATGGATATGAAATACAGTTGGTTCATGATGTGCATAGCAGACTGACTCCCATAGAGTCAGCACATCTTGGTAAGCTATTAGAGCCATTCAATTTGATGTTTTTGGAAGATGCTTCAGCTGCCGATAATCAGGATGGGTACCAAATAATAAGAAATCATACAACTACGCCATTGGCCATTGGTGAGATTTTTAATACGGTATGGGACGCTAAAGACTTAATCGTAAATCAGACAATTGATTACCTGAGAACAGCAATTACGCATGGTGGCGGTATTACACCAATGAAGAAAATGGCAGATTTTGCTGCCATGTATAATGTAAGGATGGCACCTCATGGTGCTCCTGATTTATCACCAATATGTCATGCTGCTCATGCTCATTTTAATTTGTGGGCTCCGAATTTTGGGGTACAGGAATTTATTGGATTTGGGACAGCAAAATTGAATAGTGTGTTTAGCCATCCATTGTCATTTGATAATGGGTATATACATCTAGAAGATAAGCCAGGGCTAGGAGTGGAGTACAATGAAGAAGAAGGATTAAAGCATGCATACAAAAGGTCTTATTTGCCTGTTACCAGGCTAGAAGACGGAACCTTATGGTATTGGTAA
- a CDS encoding FadR/GntR family transcriptional regulator codes for MSVEVYNDLKEIVVDMPVDEIVDQINGLISSGQLKAGDKIPSERFLSEKFNVGRMFVRDALSKLEFHGILEKVSQGGRVVVGTKDAALMSLATNTLSLVRPDYKSLLEVRLLLEVESAGLAAERADLDNIKALEEALDLLGNKIAEGEVGVDEDLMFHVRIAEASKNEVNKYLISYLVSHMSSFSKEYDICRNSRNLKAYNEHVIILEHIKNGDGQRARQSMREHLSSLVDFIPES; via the coding sequence ATGTCTGTGGAAGTCTATAATGATTTAAAAGAAATAGTTGTTGATATGCCGGTGGATGAAATCGTTGATCAGATAAATGGTCTTATTTCTTCAGGTCAATTAAAGGCAGGTGATAAGATTCCTTCGGAAAGGTTTCTTAGCGAAAAATTCAATGTTGGAAGAATGTTCGTAAGAGACGCTCTTAGTAAACTAGAATTTCATGGGATTTTAGAAAAAGTGTCACAAGGAGGAAGGGTAGTAGTAGGTACTAAGGATGCTGCACTTATGTCGCTTGCCACTAATACGCTAAGTTTGGTTAGGCCCGATTATAAATCGCTTTTAGAAGTTCGTCTCTTGCTAGAAGTAGAATCTGCTGGTCTTGCGGCCGAAAGGGCCGATTTAGATAATATTAAAGCATTGGAAGAAGCTTTGGATTTATTAGGTAATAAGATTGCAGAAGGTGAAGTGGGAGTGGATGAGGATTTGATGTTTCATGTGCGTATAGCAGAAGCATCTAAAAACGAGGTGAATAAGTATCTGATTTCTTACTTGGTCTCTCACATGAGTAGCTTTTCAAAAGAATATGACATTTGCCGTAATTCTCGGAATCTAAAAGCATACAATGAACATGTAATTATTCTAGAACATATTAAAAATGGTGATGGGCAAAGAGCGAGGCAATCTATGCGTGAGCATTTATCTAGCCTTGTTGATTTTATTCCTGAATCGTAA